The genomic DNA AGCCCAACTTGAAAGCCATTGCTCTGTATTACTGGTACAGTACAATCGTTAACTTCTTGTTCATTGATGACTGGTAACTTACTCTTTATTCTTTTGGTAGCCATCTACAAGGAAACAAGAAACCTTCACACATTCAAAGAAGTGTACTCCATAAAAGGAAAAGCATTTCACTCCTTTGGAATCTGATATTTCATACCTGTTTTATCATTCTTCAAATCTATGAGGAATGGGAAAAACCTGCTCTCCTTTTGGAAATATGCAATAAACAAATTGGCAGATGCATGCCGGGTATCTTTCATTAAATGCTGTAATTCCTATTCAGGAAAATGATATGCTATCAAAGTTTGTTCCTttatttaccaatttctgtttgtcaactttgatgtTTCTCAGGAATGTATAAATCAGATTTGAAAGTGATATCCATGACTTTAATTGTCAGagatttccatataattgtgtGTAACATGATTTAGTTCTGATTCAATCTGCTTGCAATCTCAACCACTGCCTTCCCCATCTGTCAACTTGGTCTAACATGGTCACCCACTTTACGATAAAACACCAAAGAAGCAATTGTAAGACACTGATCATACACAATATATCCACTCTTTCAAATCTTTCTCAAATGAAACTCAAATGACAATGTGAAATCCTATCAACACTGATTTTATTCTCATCTACTAATAAAATTCTAAAAATCATTGGTAGGTTATGTTGTATTGTTTATTACATGACAAATACAAACTCTTACAAAAGTATGAAGTACTTTCAAGATGAACTGTTTCCACTGTCAGCCACAAATGGTATGGTATGACACTTTGTCAGAGACTTTCTGAATTGAAGTGTTGaagtaaaaacaataaaattaccCGTAGCTCAAAACAGTTAAGTTTTGTTGGAAAAAGAATAGAAAAAGAGAGCACACTGTTTTTAAAATTAGTAGTTGTTGCCACTATCATTTTGGTGTTAACAGATCACAGACTCGGCAATGGGATTCACTCCCTGCTACAATCTGGGAAATTCAGCCATGTCTATCCAATCCTTTGTTACAGTTCCAATCTGGAGTGTTCATTCTCAGTTAAGCCATTTTAGGCGTTTGTTCCACCTGGATATAATCTCTTCATTATGGTCCTATTATGACACCTGAAAGCTGCTTTGTTACGGAGACACTTTCAAAAGGAGCACAATAATCTTGCCACAGAGGGCCTACATCACATGCTTGATAAATTTCTTGGGCACGAGTACAAGTGTGATTTGATTCAAGTTATTGCACAAATCTCAAGCTTGAAAGACAAATGTTACATTATAGATTCATTATTCAACCAAATTAATTGTTAAGTTTTGAGTGCACAACAGCCAGTGTATTCTATGTAcaaatttctgttttcttttcggAAAATAATTGAATGCTCCGACATAGATATTGTGCGTCCCAAAGAAATGGACATAATTCTATAATATAAGGCAGACACACAGGCATTGGTAGACCCTTTGTGAGTCATGGGAAGTTGCTTGAAACAGACTTTTTGATGACATAGTTTGTACCTGCATATGCAATCACTGCATATGAAAGCAGAGATTTCAGATAAATTTCCTGtacacaatattcataattcaATTTAAAAGTCCCAAAGTTCAcaaagggtcataacaaatcattataaaatAATTCATCTTCTCTGTAATGAAAGTTTTGATTCCCTGTGTTTTGTCTTCGGTAAATTATAAATCAGCATATAACATGAATTTGATAATAAGTTTGTTTTACTTTTCTGGCTGAGTACCAGACTCTCCAAGCTCTGTCAACTTTTAAAGCTCTACCAGCACTCTCTCTGACATCATCAGTCACACAGCCAATCACATGACTGACTGCTAAATTCAGCCAATCAAAGACCTGGATTTTCCATTTCTAAATTGAAACTGTATCTGTTTGTGATCCATTTCAAATCCTTTTCATCAGTTGGTATGGGCTCTTCTAACGTTTTCTCAAGGTACGTAACCTCATCCGTGGCATCAATCAAGATTATCGTGTGAGTCCTgtttaaaaggagggaaaaaATTCAAGACTGTCAGCAAAAGAGAATTCCCAAATCACTATAGTAAAGGTTTATGTTGCTTTAATGAAAGAGGTAACAATGAAATGGTACACAGTGAGCATTTACCAGTAATGCTAACAATGCTATACTACTGCCTGAAAGTTAAACCTTTGCACATTGAACATTTGGAACATCAAGAGATCTGCACAGACTACACAGAATCTTAAGGCTTTCTAAGTCCTCAGAAACCTATGGTTGAACGGTTCTTTATGAACTTATGTTTCTTGCAGTATTTTCTTCCCTGTAATTCAGAATGGACTCACTTAATTGGTCAAGACTTTATAAACTGCAGTAAGAGTTGTACATTCCTGGTTGAGTTAACAGAATGGAGAGAGATGAATGCTTGGTGCATGTGCAAATGGTGATTGGTGCATGTACATGGAAGGGATTAAATCTTGGAGTACGAAAATAAATGACAGACAACCAACTCATTCAAAACAAACTGATCAGCTCAAGAGTTTCTCAAACAAGAGGAAAAAGCATTGTATGTAGCTTCTTAAAGTTTTGCTTTTGCTATATTTGGCTTGTGAGCATCTGTTATGACACATATCAAGGCAGAAAGCATTggaatttgattttttacaaagACATGTAGCAAGAAACATTCATGGAGAGATAACAGCAAAATGAAAGTAAGGTCAAGGTCATCAGCCAATAGCAGCTTTCAAGTGATAAGCTGTGAATCTTATGATGAAATTCCAACCATTGCCGTTAGCTGCTAATCATAAAACATTATATTAATTGCATGGTGTAACTTTGAAGATGAGTTGATTATTTGGCACCTATTCTCCCTGGTGAGATGCTGCAAGTCACTACCTTGTTCCATAATTTGGTAACCTTACAACAAATGATCCAAGCTGCTTCAAAATAAAGTCTGGCATAACTTCACCCTTTTGCTCCGACGGTCGAGTGTCGTCATACCTAaacatgtacaaaaattatGATTGTTTCATCCCTTGAGAGATAATGGTTCAAACCAAAGTAAAACCTTCCTGGACCACAGGCACTATCCATGGGGTGGTTAGCTATCCCAGGGTACAGTTCAGTAGCCTGAGAAGCATCATTTTAGTCTTGGTTACCCAGCCTGCACTTGGGGGCTCTGATGGCCACCCTTATGCAGTCTGGGAAAATCCCATTCAAAATCTCAAAGCAAAATGGCACATGAGTGACAAGAGCAATTCATCCTGGGAGCACTtatctatgatgaaattattatGTGTTGAGACAGTGTCATGGAAAATAGCTTCAAGGTTGTGTTGAACAGTCTTTCGAAATCCAAGCTTAGTAATGAGTGTGAACTATGACTTTAATATCCTGGCTCAGTTGTATAATACTTGTCTGTAAAACTGATCAAAGACATTAAAGTCATACGTCACACTCATTACTGAGAACTGACTTTGTAAGCCACTTCCAATATACCTTGAAACtgtattttctgtcactttgtcTCCAAACATAATAATTACATCATAGAAATGTTGCTCCAAGGATGCATCACTTTTGTCCACAATGCGCCATCTTGCTTGGAGATTTTTGAATGGGATTTCCTCAGACTGAGTAAGGGTGGCCGGATGAGAGCCCCAAGCGCAGTCTGGGTTACCGAGACTAGCATGATGTACGCTGACACCCCTTTGAAGATAGTGTACGAGATCAATATCAGGGTCTACTTGGAATGTTCCATTGACACTAGGGGATGTTGACAGTAATGTGGAGGGACTAGAAAAATCACCTTGAGCCATAATTTTCGTCCAGTGACCTGACACATATTGCACTTCTTTCTTGTTGAAGTTTTGGTGACAGAGTTCCTGCACACTGACGATGGATAGATTGGTCTGGATAGCTGATTTTATGGAAAAAATGTTCACCTCTTAATCAAATGAAACACTATTCTGAAGTTTTTCAAGTGGCTTTTTCTGaccaacaaaattgaaaatatgatgTACAAAAACAAGTTATTTGCATACATTGTAACTATTACTAAAGTACACCTGATCTCATGATAGTTCTAGGTATACAAAATGAAACACTTCATTGGAAATGAGTTATCCATATCATTTTATCAGGGGCAAATCAGTCCATTACatgaattatttcaaaaaaaaatggctCTATCTCTTTATGCTGGAAAAACATAGCAAGAACACAGAAGTACAAGTACTTACGGAGTTGTATCTGACATCATTTCTATGAGTGCGTCCATGAGTTTCTCTTTTTCACCTGTGGTGGCACCATTGACAACACTGCCAAACTTTTCTTGGCCAACTACACATTTCTTCCATGGCTTACTGATTGTAGCATTGCAAAAGCCGTGTGTGCCTGAGTTGGAAATCAAAACATAATATTTCTGTCCCctgaagattttttgaaaaagccTCTTGTACATTGTTGAATTTCAAGATATTTATCAAGTCATTCACAGGAAGTTGTGCTAGTTCAATGACCATTGATATTTTGGTATTTGGAATATCACAAATATTTGGTGACTGTCAGATTTTCTTTACAATTCTGACTAGTTTTGGTTTTCAACTGTCTCTCGAAATCTTACCAGGTGTTACCAACTGAGGTTCCAGTCCAGTCTTGTTGCTATAGTAACCAATTGCTTGTTGGGAATTTTGCCTATACGAATACGAAACATACACCACAGAGAAAATATTACATTCttaaacaaaatcacaaaagatTCCTTTTTAATACACATTTGAAAGGAGATTATGAaaagcagttcaaaagtaatacAGATAATTACACATTACGTCTGTATTTCTAAATTTTGTCAAAGGGAATTCCACAGATGTGGCATTCACAGAGGCCTTCACAGGAACATGTTGCCCCAAAATGGAGGCTAGTTTAAACAAAAGTACCATCCCTCCATCTGTGGATGGTGGTTTGAAGTATGATTACAATTTTACAGACAGCAATACTCCTTCCTGAATATACCTCAAAGCCCTAAGGTACAGTTAACTTTCTACTGTGAATGAAAACTTTCCCTTAGATGTAGCTTCCTTTTGCTGTCATTTCAGACAACTTTGTTATTTACTTTGTTATAGCACCAAGGTGACAAAACGACAGTGTGTGATAATGTCCTCACCTTGAAAGATCAAACACCAACAAATTAAAAGCATTGTACAGTTCACcttcttttgaaatttcttgtaaaTATGGAAGACACTCTTCATTGCCCTTGAGAAAATTGGATATCAGTGCACCTTAAAATgggataaaaatgaaaattggcatTGATACAGTTGGTGGAAGCTGACCAATTGTTCTTTATACCACAAATACACATGGCGAATAGAAACAATACAGGAATTCAGTGAATTGTCATGTTGCcttattttgttttggtttaaAGCCAAAGGGCCACAGAAAGAATTAACAGAGACTTTAAAATAATGTTTCTTTGTGAATTTAAATAAGTTCTTCGTCTATATTCCACTATACATCAGGCCATTCATTTGATGTATAATAGCTGAAAAGTGAAAATACCTCTTCACCGATACTACTCGGAAAACGATAATGACTTTTTGACAAGAACAGAACCATCAACCTTACTCCCTCTCACCAATTCACACAAAATTATCAATCATCTGTTGAAAGCTTGAAAAATTTAAAGAGAGCTGTGTGTGTCATTCTTACCTCTTCCTTTGGCGTTGGGATCAACCTCAGGTTCTAAGATGTTCAGCAGTGTTGCTAGGCGA from Ptychodera flava strain L36383 chromosome 12, AS_Pfla_20210202, whole genome shotgun sequence includes the following:
- the LOC139145711 gene encoding transport and Golgi organization 2 homolog isoform X3, which translates into the protein MCLLFFKFDPNPPPDGFRLILVSNRDEYLDRPTKPADWWPNNQNILSGVDLQQGKEGGTWLGITKSGRLATLLNILEPEVDPNAKGRGALISNFLKGNEECLPYLQEISKEGELYNAFNLLVFDLSRQNSQQAIGYYSNKTGLEPQLVTPGTHGFCNATISKPWKKCVVGQEKFGSVVNGATTGEKEKLMDALIEMMSDTTPYDDTRPSEQKGEVMPDFILKQLGSFVVRLPNYGTRTHTIILIDATDEVTYLEKTLEEPIPTDEKDLKWITNRYSFNLEMENPGL
- the LOC139145711 gene encoding transport and Golgi organization 2 homolog isoform X2, whose product is MCLLFFKFDPNPPPDGFRLILVSNRDEYLDRPTKPADWWPNNQNILSGVDLQQGKEGGTWLGITKSGRLATLLNILEPEVDPNAKGRGALISNFLKGNEECLPYLQEISKEGELYNAFNLLVFDLSRQNSQQAIGYYSNKTGLEPQLVTPGTHGFCNATISKPWKKCVVGQEKFGSVVNGATTGEKEKLMDALIEMMSDTTPYPDQSIHRQCAGTLSPKLQQERSAICVRSLDENYGSRTHTIILIDATDEVTYLEKTLEEPIPTDEKDLKWITNRYSFNLEMENPGL
- the LOC139145711 gene encoding transport and Golgi organization 2 homolog isoform X1, which produces MCLLFFKFDPNPPPDGFRLILVSNRDEYLDRPTKPADWWPNNQNILSGVDLQQGKEGGTWLGITKSGRLATLLNILEPEVDPNAKGRGALISNFLKGNEECLPYLQEISKEGELYNAFNLLVFDLSRQNSQQAIGYYSNKTGLEPQLVTPGTHGFCNATISKPWKKCVVGQEKFGSVVNGATTGEKEKLMDALIEMMSDTTPYPDQSIHRQCAGTLSPKLQQERSAICVRSLDENYGSRYDDTRPSEQKGEVMPDFILKQLGSFVVRLPNYGTRTHTIILIDATDEVTYLEKTLEEPIPTDEKDLKWITNRYSFNLEMENPGL